One Rhododendron vialii isolate Sample 1 chromosome 2a, ASM3025357v1 genomic region harbors:
- the LOC131316961 gene encoding (+)-neomenthol dehydrogenase-like isoform X3: MEAAGITQSTKKVAVVTGSNKGIGLEICRQLASNGVIVILTARDENQGLEAVQNLKACGQSDILFHQLNVTSQTSIASLAEFIKTKFKKLDILVNNAGVSGTTITPEVRRGLRLGIDYIAGPEAKKLREVLNESWEVAEACLRTNYYGVKLVTEELIPLLQLSDSPRIVNVSSTRGQLQLISNEKAKKELTDIESLTVEKVDELVQEFAKDFKEDTPESRGWPINFSPYIVSKAALNGYTRVLAKNYPNMAINAVSPGFVKTNLNHNTGILTVEQGAEGPVMLALAPDGGPSGLFYDQMEVSTF; encoded by the exons ATGGAAGCAGCAGGGATCACTCAGTCGACGAAGAA GGTTGCGGTTGTGACTGGATCCAACAAAGGAATTGGGCTAGAGATATGCAGACAATTAGCTTCTAATGGAGTTATCGTGATATTAACAGCAAGAGATGAGAATCAGGGTCTTGAAGCCGTGCAAAATCTCAAAGCTTGTGGACAATCAGACATACTTTTTCATCAGCTTAATGTGACGAGCCAAACCAGTATTGCTTCCTTAGCAGAGTTCatcaaaaccaaattcaagAAGCTTGACATATTG GTGAATAATGCAGGAGTTTCTGGAACCACGATTACTCCAGAGGTTCGAAGGGGGCTAAGATTAGGGATCGATTAT ATTGCAGGTCCAGAAGCTAAGAAACTAAGAGAAGTTTTGAATGAAAGTTGGGAAGTGGCAGAAGCTTGTCTGAGAACAAACTACTACGGAGTAAAGCTTGTGACCGAAGAGCTTATTCCACTTCTTCAACTATCAGACTCGCCTAGAATAGTCAATGTTTCCTCCACTCGCGGACAACTGCAG CTTATTTCAAACGAAAAGGCTAAGAAGGAGCTAACTGATATTGAAAGCCTCACAGTAGAGAAAGTGGATGAGTTGGTTCAGGAATTTGCTAAGGATTTCAAGGAGGATACACCGGAATCCAGAGGATGGCCCATCAATTTTTCTCCTTACATAGTATCCAAAGCAGCTCTCAATGGCTACACAAGGGTTCTGGCAAAGAACTATCCTAACATGGCCATAAATGCAGTGAGTCCTGGTTTTGTGAAAACAAACCTAAACCATAACACTGGAATCTTGACTGTAGAACAAGGTGCAGAAGGGCCTGTGATGCTGGCTTTGGCTCCTGATGGTGGGCCTTCTGGATTGTTCTATGATCAAATGGAAGTCTCAACATTTTGA